TTCGGCGGCGTGTCGCTCGGCCTCCTCGACGTGTTCGCCATCGTTTTTTCGGCTGTCGCCATCTACGGCCTGCATTACTTCCTCCAGAAGAGCAAAACCGGCATCGCGATCCGGGCGGCGTCCTACGATATGCAGGTCTGCCAGCTCAACGGCGTCAACGTCAACAAGGTCATCGGCTGGGTGTTCCTGCTGGCGGGGGCGCTGGCCGGCATCTCCGGCATGTTTCTGGGGATGAAGTACATGGTCTACCCCACCATGGGCTGGATAACAAACAAGGCGTACATCGCCGCCGTCATCGGCGGCCTGGGCAGCTTGCCCGGAGCGGTCGTGGGCGGACTTATTCTCGGGGTGCTGGAAACCTTCGTGTCCGCCTATGTGTCTTCGGTCGTCCGCGACGTCTTCAGCTTTTCCCTGCTTGTCATCCTGCTCCTGGTGCTGCCGACCGGTCTGTTCGGCAAATTTCTCGAGGAAAAGGTGTAACCTGCCATGCTCGAATATGTCAGCGGCATAATAACATTCAGCCTGATCTATGTCATTGCCACGGTGGGGCTGGCCGTTTTCACCGGATTTACCGGCCTCTTTTCCCTCGGCCACGCCGCATTCTTCGCTATTGGCGCCTACACGGCCGGCATACTGACCTATTTCTACGACGTAAACTTCTGGGCGGCGCTTACGGCCGGCATCGCCGTGTCGTCGCTGGTCGGCGTTATCATCGGCTATCCGACGCTGCGAGCCAAGCTCCGCAGCGACTACTTCGCTATCGCCACCCTCGGCTTCGGCGAGGCGGTGCGGGTGCTGCTGGAGAACCTTGACATCACCCAGGGGGCCCGCGGCCTGCCAGGCATTGCCAGCGAGACAACTCTCCCCATCGTAATCGTCCTCACCATCCTCGTCCTGTGGGTGGCCCGCAACTTCGTCCATTCGCGCTACGGGCGCGCAGCCATCGCGGTGCGCGAGGACTTCGTCGCCGCCGAGATGATGGGCATCAACCTCTTCCAGGTCAGGATGCGGTCGCTGGTGTTCAGCGCCGGCTGCGCCGGTCTGGCCGGCGGCCTCTTTGCCCACTACGTCTCCTTCATCCAGCCGGGCATGTTCACCGCCGCCCTCTCCACCCAGCTTACGGCCAGCGTCGTAGCCGGGGGGATGGGCAGCATCACCGGGCCGACGGTGGCCGCGGTGCTGTTCGTCGCCGTGCCCGAGGCGCTCAGGATGGCCAGCATGTGGCGGCTGGTGGCCTACGGTTTCCTGCTTGTGGCCATCATGGTCTTCAGGCCCCAGGGCCTGTTCGGCTTCCGGGAGATTTCCTGGCAGAGCTGTGTCCGCTGCTTCCGCAGAAAACCGGCCGCCGCCGGAGGAGGGGCAGGAGAATGAGCATGCTCGAGCTTAACGGGGTCACCAAGAACTTTGGCGGCATCGTCGCCTGCAAAGACATCAGCCTGTCGGTCGCCCAGGGACAGGTAACCGGCCTCATCGGCCCCAACGGCGCCGGCAAAACGACCGTTTTCAACCTCATCACCGGCGTATACGCGCCCACCGCCGGCAGCATCGCTTTCAACGGAAAGGATATTACCGCCATTCGCCCCGATAAAGTGGTGGCGCACGGCATTGCCCGCACATTCCAGAATATCCGTCTGTTCCGCAACCTGACGGTGCTCGACAATGTTCGCATCGCCGTCGACAACGAGGTCGACTATGCTCTGAGCGAAGCGCTGGTGCGCTCGCCGCGGGTGAAGAGCCGCGAAAAGGAAATCTGCGCCCTGGCGATGGAGCGCCTCGAGGAAGTCGGTCTTGCCGACAAGGCGGAAGTGCGGGCCGACAGCCTGCCATACGGCCTGCAGCGCAAGCTCGAGATCGCCCGCGCCCTGGCTCTCAGGCCAAGGCTGCTGCTCCTCGACGAGCCGGCCGCCGGCATGAATCCCGAAGAATCGCTGGAACTGGCCGGCCTGGTGCGCACCCTTCACGCCCGCCACAACCTGACCATCTTGCTCATTGAGCACCACATGGATGTCGTGATGGAGCTG
This genomic stretch from Sporomusaceae bacterium harbors:
- a CDS encoding ABC transporter ATP-binding protein gives rise to the protein MSMLELNGVTKNFGGIVACKDISLSVAQGQVTGLIGPNGAGKTTVFNLITGVYAPTAGSIAFNGKDITAIRPDKVVAHGIARTFQNIRLFRNLTVLDNVRIAVDNEVDYALSEALVRSPRVKSREKEICALAMERLEEVGLADKAEVRADSLPYGLQRKLEIARALALRPRLLLLDEPAAGMNPEESLELAGLVRTLHARHNLTILLIEHHMDVVMELCERIFVLDFGVKLAEGSADEIQTNPDVLRAYLGEGYKRVRSQ
- a CDS encoding branched-chain amino acid ABC transporter permease, with translation MLEYVSGIITFSLIYVIATVGLAVFTGFTGLFSLGHAAFFAIGAYTAGILTYFYDVNFWAALTAGIAVSSLVGVIIGYPTLRAKLRSDYFAIATLGFGEAVRVLLENLDITQGARGLPGIASETTLPIVIVLTILVLWVARNFVHSRYGRAAIAVREDFVAAEMMGINLFQVRMRSLVFSAGCAGLAGGLFAHYVSFIQPGMFTAALSTQLTASVVAGGMGSITGPTVAAVLFVAVPEALRMASMWRLVAYGFLLVAIMVFRPQGLFGFREISWQSCVRCFRRKPAAAGGGAGE
- a CDS encoding branched-chain amino acid ABC transporter permease; translated protein: MFIQTLVTGLAIGGIYALMAVGYSLVFSILNFSNFAYGSIIMLGAYIGYYVLMHMGVPLALSVLISIVGAAMLCFANERLAYSTLRKRNASSLYFMISAMGTSIFLENLVYATIGSRFYAFPEILTQQNVSFGGVSLGLLDVFAIVFSAVAIYGLHYFLQKSKTGIAIRAASYDMQVCQLNGVNVNKVIGWVFLLAGALAGISGMFLGMKYMVYPTMGWITNKAYIAAVIGGLGSLPGAVVGGLILGVLETFVSAYVSSVVRDVFSFSLLVILLLVLPTGLFGKFLEEKV